One stretch of Phycisphaerae bacterium DNA includes these proteins:
- a CDS encoding metallophosphoesterase yields the protein MKSRRAETSIAVACCAAILVLSPPAEARRILEVGHQPYLQLGDAPLATTGPGVGERDQIVIVWQTTESGMGDAPTDFFEVGYRRVGEPGLTPAAPIGTLATGSGTRVNHWVTITGLDYGEQYEYQVIHKREPGNPVVVAAYAGAFSTRKRHDDTAPFSFAVTGDNAHARLPETVPVFEMVMGRIAALDPAFVMLVGDGVQDLGEHPEYDYRFNESLVPNQSAFVRNHVEYFCMGNHEAYTNDGGPALDNYHVPSPVSGVTSPVAGPVGESPEKNYSYDYGLAHFTIFDATAWGGPGNSDARQSAIVTWLQADLNASSQPWKIVVGHYPPKSGVGRPDTEGDMAAEVIPVLVQAGADVLLCGHIHTYQRSFPLTGYAGGDVTYLTDQSPLFVNRDLYIKGDHVIEIVVAPGGMPFDGNVPNRLPGWLARAFGENNGGRAGPMLVEVDQRFLKLRYVAADNGEVMDEVVIHVPAPVITLSHTVFNRTIFLGEDLPKDTFTIRNGGIGTLNYTIEDDAFWLSQSPTTGDSTGEPDPIDISYDEVSGLEVGQYTAVITVSDEEAANNPQTILVNLTVRTVSPDFDYDGDVDQEDFGHLQACLTGTGATQTEPRCQNADVNNDEVIDGIDISILRGCLSGPGVRADPNCAD from the coding sequence ATGAAGTCAAGGCGGGCTGAGACGTCGATCGCAGTCGCCTGCTGCGCTGCTATCCTGGTCTTGTCGCCGCCCGCCGAAGCCCGGCGCATCCTCGAAGTCGGACACCAGCCGTATCTGCAGCTCGGCGACGCCCCGCTGGCGACGACGGGGCCCGGCGTCGGCGAGAGGGACCAGATCGTTATCGTCTGGCAGACAACGGAATCCGGAATGGGCGACGCGCCGACCGATTTTTTCGAAGTGGGATATCGTCGGGTCGGCGAACCCGGTCTCACGCCGGCGGCCCCGATCGGCACGTTGGCGACCGGTTCGGGCACGCGGGTGAATCACTGGGTTACGATCACGGGGCTCGACTACGGCGAGCAGTACGAGTATCAGGTGATCCATAAGCGGGAACCGGGCAACCCCGTGGTAGTTGCCGCCTATGCCGGTGCGTTCAGCACGCGAAAACGCCACGACGACACCGCCCCATTCAGTTTCGCGGTGACGGGCGACAATGCCCATGCCAGGCTTCCTGAAACGGTACCGGTATTCGAAATGGTCATGGGGCGGATTGCTGCCCTGGATCCGGCATTCGTCATGCTCGTGGGTGACGGCGTCCAGGATCTCGGCGAACATCCGGAGTACGATTACCGATTCAACGAATCGCTGGTCCCGAATCAGTCGGCGTTCGTCCGCAACCACGTCGAGTACTTCTGCATGGGCAACCATGAGGCCTACACCAACGACGGCGGGCCGGCGCTGGACAACTACCACGTGCCGTCTCCGGTTTCGGGTGTCACAAGCCCGGTGGCAGGCCCTGTGGGGGAGTCGCCCGAGAAGAACTACTCGTACGATTACGGCCTGGCGCATTTCACCATTTTCGACGCCACGGCTTGGGGCGGGCCGGGCAACTCGGACGCGCGGCAGTCGGCGATCGTGACGTGGCTGCAGGCGGATCTCAACGCGAGCAGCCAACCCTGGAAGATCGTTGTCGGTCATTATCCGCCCAAGTCGGGCGTCGGGCGCCCCGACACCGAGGGCGACATGGCGGCCGAGGTGATTCCCGTCCTCGTCCAGGCAGGGGCGGACGTCCTGCTTTGCGGGCATATTCACACCTATCAGCGGAGTTTCCCTCTGACCGGCTATGCGGGCGGCGACGTCACGTACCTTACCGACCAAAGCCCGCTTTTCGTCAATCGGGATCTGTATATCAAGGGCGACCATGTGATTGAGATCGTTGTCGCGCCGGGCGGGATGCCCTTTGATGGGAACGTTCCGAACCGGCTTCCGGGCTGGCTGGCCAGGGCGTTTGGGGAAAACAACGGAGGGCGGGCCGGGCCGATGCTGGTCGAGGTCGACCAGCGGTTTCTGAAGCTCCGGTACGTCGCGGCGGATAACGGCGAGGTCATGGACGAGGTCGTGATCCACGTGCCGGCGCCCGTGATCACTCTCAGCCACACCGTTTTCAATCGCACGATCTTCCTTGGTGAGGACCTGCCCAAGGATACGTTCACGATCCGAAACGGGGGCATCGGTACGCTGAACTACACGATCGAGGATGACGCTTTCTGGCTGAGCCAGTCGCCCACAACGGGCGATTCGACGGGGGAGCCGGACCCGATCGACATCAGCTACGATGAGGTGTCCGGGCTGGAGGTGGGGCAGTATACGGCGGTGATTACCGTCTCTGACGAGGAGGCTGCCAACAACCCACAGACGATCCTGGTCAACCTGACAGTGAGAACCGTCTCACCTGATTTCGACTACGACGGCGACGTCGACCAGGAGGACTTCGGGCACCTGCAAGCCTGCCTGACCGGGACAGGCGCGACACAGACGGAACCCAGGTGCCAGAATGCGGACGTGAACAACGACGAAGTCATCGACGGCATTGACATCTCGATACTTCGTGGTTGCCTCAGCGGGCCAGGGGTGCGTGCCGACCCGAACTGTGCCGATTGA
- a CDS encoding carboxypeptidase-like regulatory domain-containing protein, protein MARRAMRLAVAAAMVSAVCASISRAEKPYAAPICPHILGWPDDVKKWAEGAPWIKALDITSCAIAKERGARVFYRVWDHASGPDGDPKIGGKKFGQEILDRLKHLPKEKWPDAIGFQNEFNDVGPETARCFIDMYDTLRKGGYEGLIVFGSYGPGGPTDSKEWERPHVKEACLKADAIETHEYWDLTVKHYDTWLAHRHVRAMNDYPWLRSKPWFIGEFGSDGVNKGEDPQKRSGWRDREKLTADEYIKQIEIYRYGDPKNEVVAAAENVMAVFLFQQGAPPHMWQGWETRGTKVMDYMKSTWKPTHAFITGKVTDSSGKPVADVQVAISPSDKKATTDTKGVYWYFAVKPGEYTLKATKPGLKAASVKLSLKPGDILEANLALKSPVRDPAKKNGSTRTE, encoded by the coding sequence ATGGCGCGGCGAGCAATGAGGTTGGCGGTGGCGGCGGCTATGGTGTCGGCGGTCTGCGCGTCGATATCGCGGGCAGAGAAGCCTTATGCAGCACCGATCTGTCCGCACATATTGGGCTGGCCGGATGACGTGAAGAAATGGGCGGAAGGTGCCCCCTGGATCAAGGCGCTCGACATTACGAGTTGCGCGATTGCCAAGGAGCGCGGCGCTCGGGTCTTCTATCGGGTGTGGGACCACGCCTCCGGGCCGGACGGTGACCCGAAGATCGGCGGAAAGAAGTTCGGCCAAGAGATCCTCGACCGCCTGAAGCACCTGCCGAAGGAGAAGTGGCCCGACGCCATCGGTTTCCAGAATGAGTTCAACGACGTCGGCCCGGAAACAGCCAGGTGCTTCATCGACATGTACGACACCCTGCGCAAGGGCGGTTACGAGGGGCTGATCGTTTTCGGTTCCTACGGGCCGGGAGGTCCGACGGACTCCAAGGAGTGGGAGCGACCTCACGTCAAGGAGGCCTGCCTGAAGGCCGACGCGATCGAGACGCACGAGTACTGGGACCTGACGGTCAAGCACTACGACACGTGGCTGGCCCACCGCCATGTCCGGGCGATGAACGACTACCCCTGGTTGCGGAGCAAGCCGTGGTTCATCGGCGAGTTTGGCAGCGACGGGGTGAACAAGGGCGAGGACCCGCAGAAACGAAGTGGCTGGCGCGACCGCGAAAAGCTGACAGCGGACGAGTACATCAAGCAGATCGAGATCTATCGGTACGGCGACCCGAAGAACGAAGTGGTCGCCGCGGCCGAGAACGTGATGGCCGTCTTCCTGTTCCAGCAGGGCGCCCCGCCGCACATGTGGCAAGGGTGGGAGACGCGCGGCACGAAGGTGATGGACTACATGAAATCGACCTGGAAGCCGACCCACGCGTTCATCACCGGGAAGGTTACCGATTCGAGCGGGAAACCGGTAGCAGACGTTCAAGTTGCGATCTCTCCATCAGACAAGAAGGCGACCACCGATACCAAGGGGGTCTACTGGTACTTCGCGGTCAAACCCGGCGAATACACGTTGAAAGCAACGAAGCCCGGCCTCAAGGCGGCGTCCGTGAAGCTGTCGCTCAAGCCGGGCGATATTCTCGAGGCCAACCTGGCCCTGAAGTCCCCGGTGCGCGATCCGGCCAAGAAGAACGGTAGTACCCGAACGGAATAA